Proteins from one Fragaria vesca subsp. vesca linkage group LG6, FraVesHawaii_1.0, whole genome shotgun sequence genomic window:
- the LOC101301802 gene encoding probable alpha,alpha-trehalose-phosphate synthase [UDP-forming] 7-like, translating into MSKSYINLLDLASGNFPTMEGRRRRMPRVNTAPGNLSDIEDDQARSVSSDQPSSLSSDRVIIVANQLPLKAKRREDNTGWNFSWNEDSLLLQLKDGLPDDMEVLYIGSLRVHVDPIDQEDVSQILLDEFKCVPTFLPPDIMKKFYDGFCKKHLWPLFHYMMPFSAEQGGRFDRSLWEAYISANKLFFQRVVELINPDEDYIWIHDYHLMVLPTFLRRRFSRVRMGFFLHSPFPSSEIYRTLPVREEILKALLNSDIIGFHTFDYARHFLTCCSRMLGLVYQSKRGYLGLEYYGRTIRIKIMAVGVHMGWIQSMMKIADEDCTMRELTQKFKGKTMFLGVDDMDIFKGINLKLLAMEQMLKQHPNWQGKAVLVQILNPARGKGIDLEEVREEIQENSQRINEEFGKPGYKPIIIIDRPVSISERVSYYNMAECVVVTAVRDGMNLIPYEYVVCRQGISGSKSCSNFDAPKESMLVVSEFIGCSPSLSGAIRVNPWNVEATAEAMNVAISMDNSERQLQHEKHYQYISTHDVAYWSRSFLQDMQRSCADHFKRRCWGIGFGFGFRVVALDPNFRKLSIDTIVTAYRGATTRAILLDYDGTVMPQHSIDKSPSQKVIAIMNMLCADPKNTVFIVTGRGRESLSKWFSPCQGLGIAAEHGYFLRWSQDEDWEICMQGLGFGWMKIAEPVMKLYTEATDGSSIEIKESAMVWQYRDADSGFGSSQAKEMLDHLESVLANEPVAVKRGQFIVDVKPQGVSKGLVAEKIFTSMAANGKHADFVLCIGDDRSDEDMFEIFGHAKLKDILSPNPAIFACTVGQKPSKATYYLDDTTEVITMLESLAEAFDTLPPSEGGYESDP; encoded by the exons ATGTCAAAATCGTACATAAATCTGTTGGATTTGGCATCGGGGAACTTCCCTACAATGGAGGGGAGAAGGAGAAGGATGCCAAGGGTGAACACAGCTCCGGGGAACTTGTCAGATATTGAGGATGATCAAGCGCGCAGTGTGTCATCTGATCAACCATCCTCGCTTTCTTCTGATCGGGTGATTATTGTTGCAAACCAACTTCCATTGAAAGCAAAGCGAAGAGAGGATAATACAGGGTGGAATTTCAGTTGGAATGAGGATTCTTTGCTATTGCAACTTAAAGATGGGCTGCCAGATGACATGGAGGTTCTTTATATAGGATCATTGAGGGTTCATGTTGATCCTATTGACCAGGAGGATGTATCACAAATATTACTGGATGAATTCAAGTGTGTTCCCACTTTTCTCCCCCCTGATATTATGAAAAAATTCTATGATGGTTTCTGCAAGAAGCATTTGTGGCCATTATTTCATTACATGATGCCCTTTTCAGCTGAGCAAGGAGGCAGATTTGATCGGTCTTTGTGGGAAGCATATATTTCAGCTAATAAGTTGTTTTTTCAAAGAGTAGTTGAGCTTATAAACCCAGATGAAGATTATATCTGGATTCATGATTACCATTTGATGGTGTTGCCGACCTTCTTGAGGAGGCGTTTTAGTCGGGTTAGAATGGGATTTTTCCTTCACAGCCCATTTCCCTCATCAGAGATCTACAGAACTCTTCCTGTAAGAGAAGAAATACTTAAAGCTTTACTCAACTCGGATATTATTGGTTTCCACACCTTTGACTATGCTCGTCATTTCCTTACTTGTTGTAGCCGAATGTTGGGCTTGGTATATCAGTCAAAGAGAGGCTATTTAGGATTAGAATATTATGGAAGGACTATTAGGATTAAGATTATGGCAGTTGGAGTTCATATGGGTTGGATACAGTCGATGATGAAAATTGCAGATGAGGACTGTACTATGAGAGAGCTTACACAAAAATTTAAAGGGAAAACAATGTTTCTTGGTGTCGATGATATGGATATATTTAAAGGTATTAATTTGAAACTTTTAGCAATGGAGCAGATGCTCAAGCAGCATCCTAACTGGCAAGGAAAGGCTGTGCTAGTCCAGATTCTAAACCCTGCTAGAGGTAAAGGGATAGATTTAGAGGAAGTACGAGAAGAAATACAAGAAAACAGCCAGAGGATAAATGAAGAATTTGGGAAACCGGGTTATAAACCTATAATCATTATCGATAGGCCAGTTTCCATTAGTGAGAGGGTTTCCTATTACAACATGGCTGAGTGTGTTGTTGTGACAGCCGTTAGAGATGGGATGAACCTTATTCCCTATGAATATGTGGTCTGTAGACAAGGAATATCTGGTTCCAAATCATGTTCAAACTTTGATGCCCCAAAGGAGAGCATGTTAGTGGTGTCAGAGTTTATTGGATGCTCTCCATCTCTTAGTGGGGCAATCCGTGTTAACCCATGGAATGTTGAAGCAACTGCAGAGGCAATGAATGTTGCTATATCAATGGATAATTCAGAGAGACAATTACAGCATGAGAAGCATTACCAGTATATCAGTACGCATGATGTGGCTTATTGGTCACGTAGTTTCTTGCAAGACATGCAGAGAAGTTGTGCAGACCATTTTAAGAGAAGATGTTGGGGAATTGGCTTTGGCTTTGGATTCAGAGTTGTGGCACTTGATCCTAATTTCAGAAAGCTTTCAATTGATACTATTGTAACAGCTTACAGAGGAGCAACAACTAGAGCCATTCTGTTGGATTATGATGGTACTGTAATGCCCCAGCACTCAATTGACAAGTCCCCAAGTCAGAAGGTAATCGCAATTATGAACATGCTCTGTGCCGATCCAAAAAATACGGTTTTCATCGTCACTGGTAGAGGGAGGGAGAGCTTAAGCAAGTGGTTTTCTCCATGCCAGGGGCTTGGAATTGCAGCAGAACATGGATACTTCCTAAG ATGGTCTCAAGATGAGGACTGGGAAATCTGTATGCAAGGTTTGGGGTTTGGTTGGATGAAAATAGCTGAACCAGTGATGAAATTGTATACTGAGGCTACTGATGGTTCTTCTATTGAAATTAAGGAAAGTGCTATGGTTTGGCAATATCGAGATGCAGACTCAGGATTTGGGTCCTCCCAGGCAAAAGAGATGTTGGATCATCTAGAAAGTGTCTTGGCAAATGAACCTGTTGCGGTCAAGCGGGGCCAGTTTATTGTAGACGTGAAACCTCAG GGAGTCAGTAAAGGGCTTGTTGCGGAGAAGATTTTCACATCAATGGCTGCAAATGGAAAACATGCCGACTTTGTTCTTTGTATTGGTGATGACAGATCTGATGAGGACATGTTTGAGATATTTGGCCATGCGAAGTTGAAAGATATTCTTTCCCCTAATCCTGCAATTTTTGCCTGCACAGTTGGACAAAAGCCAAGCAAGGCTACATATTACTTGGACGACACAACTGAGGTGATCACCATGCTTGAATCTCTTGCTGAAGCCTTTGATACTTTACCACCCAGTGAAGGAGGATATGAGAGCGATCCTTGA
- the LOC101313720 gene encoding protein SRG1-like: MASSKPASCFSPSDQSSRSQRTTDNDSVIEVPEDYVIPNQESAISDGTILAAIPTIDMTQWVLINQSANNDELEKLHSACKEWGFFQLVNHGVSSELLDKVNQELEKFFKLPLEEKMRYKVRPGDVEGYGIFIKSQDPKLEWGIRFFMITNPIDRRKPHLFPELPTSLRNTLESFMSELQRIAQTLLGLMAKLLKVKMEEMEELFEDGLQTVRMSHYPPCPNPELVVGIKPHSDGSGITIVHQANEVQGLQIRKDEVWLPVCLDHDAFVVNLGDILEILTNGIYKSVEHRVTVNSEKERISIAMFFMPRPGTEIGPLTSLRDPQKPPSSGNTGMEKFVKK; encoded by the exons ATGGCATCATCGAAACCAGCCAGCTGCTTTTCCCCCTCTGATCAATCAAGCCGCAGTCAACGCACCACTGATAATGATTCAGTCATTGAAGTCCCGGAAGACTATGTTATCCCAAATCAGGAATCTGCAATCTCTGATGGGACTATCCTTGCCGCAATCCCCACCATTGACATGACACAATGGGTCCTAATCAATCAGTCCGCAAACAATGATGAACTTGAGAAGTTGCACTCAGCTTGCAAAGAATGGGGATTTTTTCAG TTGGTCAACCATGGAGTTAGCTCCGAACTGCTGGACAAAGTGAATCAAGAATTAGAGAAATTTTTCAAGCTTCCCTTGGAAGAGAAAATGAGATACAAAGTAAGGCCAGGTGATGTTGAAGGCTATGGAATTTTCATCAAATCCCAAGATCCAAAACTAGAGTGGGGTATCAGATTCTTCATGATTACCAACCCTATTGATAGAAGGAAACCCCATCTTTTCCCAGAGCTCCCTACATCCCTGAG GAATACCTTAGAGAGCTTCATGTCGGAATTACAAAGGATTGCCCAGACCCTTTTAGGGTTGATGGCAAAACTTCTAAAGGTGAAGATGGAGGAGATGGAAGAGTTGTTTGAAGATGGTCTGCAGACAGTGAGGATGAGTCACTATCCTCCATGCCCAAACCCTGAGCTAGTTGTTGGCATCAAGCCTCATTCTGATGGTAGTGGCATCACGATTGTGCACCAGGCTAATGAAGTTCAAGGCCTTCAAATTAGAAAAGATGAGGTTTGGTTGCCTGTGTGCTTAGATCATGATGCCTTTGTTGTCAATCTTGGAGACATTCTAGAG ATACTGACCAATGGGATTTATAAAAGCGTGGAGCACAGAGTAACTGTGAACTCAGAAAAAGAAAGGATTTCAATTGCTATGTTCTTCATGCCCAGACCTGGGACAGAAATTGGACCGCTGACATCCCTGAGAGATCCTCAGAAGCCACCATCTTCTGGAAATACAGGGATGGAAAAATTTGTCAAGAAGTAG
- the LOC101302095 gene encoding pentatricopeptide repeat-containing protein At2g41080-like, with amino-acid sequence MGKSCTSSIEQLTTLCSKGLIKQAFDTFKSELLSDPSIFSHLLKACIPTKSLSLSKQLHSLLITSGCSSDKFASNHLLNLYSKIGDLQSASALFRHLPRRNIMSGNILINGFVQIGDLESAQKVFDEMPERNMATWNAMVTGLVQFEFNEEGLELFKGMHELGFSMDVFTLGSVLRGCAGLRVVNAGCQVHGYAVKCGLEFNLVVGSSLAHMYMRSGRLVEGEKVIKSMPIRNVVSWNTLIAGKAQNGQSEGVLDQYNMMKIAGFRPDKITFVSVLSSCSELATLGQGQQIHAEVIKAGVSSVVAVISTLITMYSRCGCLEDALKAFWECEGADVVLWSSVISAYGFHGRGEEAIKLFEQMEQEGFEANDVTFLSLLYACSHCGMKEKGLELFDLMVQKYGLIPKLEHYTCVVDLLGRSGCLEEAEAMIRSMPVKADAIIWITLLSACKIHKNADMARRIGQDVLRQNPEDSALYVLLSNIHASAKRWEAVSEVRTAMRDRKVKKEPGISWLEIKNKVYQFRMGDNSHPQYMAIDLYLKELRSEMKLHGYVPDTGSVLHDMDNEEKEYDLAHHSEKLAIAFGLMNTPEGVPLRVMKNLRVCIDCHVAIKYISQIKNREIIVRDASRFHHFKNGKCSCGDYW; translated from the coding sequence ATGGGCAAGTCTTGCACTTCATCTATAGAGCAACTGACTACTCTCTGCTCCAAAGGACTCATCAAACAAGCATTTGACACCTTCAAATCTGAGTTACTTTCAGACCCATCTATCTTCTCCCACCTCCTCAAAGCATGCATACCCACAAAGTCACTCTCCCTCTCAAAACAGCTCCACTCTCTGCTCATCACATCTGGGTGCTCCTCAGACAAGTTCGCATCCAATCACCTCCTCAACTTGTACTCCAAAATCGGAGACTTGCAATCAGCTTCGGCTCTGTTTCGGCATCTGCCGAGGAGGAACATCATGTCTGGCAACATTTTGATCAATGGGTTCGTGCAGATAGGCGATTTGGAGAGTGCCCAGAAGGTGTTTGATGAAATGCCTGAGAGAAATATGGCGACTTGGAACGCCATGGTGACGGGTCTGGTGCAGTTTGAGTTCAATGAGGAGGGTTTGGAGTTGTTTAAGGGGATGCATGAGTTGGGGTTTTCGATGGATGTGTTCACATTGGGTAGTGTTCTTAGGGGGTGTGCGGGTTTGAGAGTGGTGAATGCTGGGTGTCAGGTTCATGGTTATGCTGTGAAATGTGGGTTGGAGTTCAATTTGGTTGTTGGGAGTTCTTTGGCTCATATGTATATGAGGTCTGGGAGGTTGGTTGAAGGAGAGAAGGTGATTAAATCAATGCCGATTCGCAATGTGGTTTCTTGGAATACACTGATTGCAGGGAAAGCGCAAAATGGGCAGTCCGAGGGAGTGTTGGATCAGTATAACATGATGAAAATCGCAGGGTTTAGACCTGATAAGATCACTTTTGTGAGTGTGCTTAGTTCGTGTTCTGAATTGGCAACACTTGGGCAGGGTCAGCAGATTCATGCTGAAGTGATTAAAGCTGGGGTTAGCTCGGTTGTTGCGGTGATAAGTACGTTGATTACCATGTATTCTAGATGTGGGTGTCTTGAGGATGCTCTCAAAGCTTTCTGGGAATGTGAAGGTGCAGATGTTGTGCTGTGGAGTTCTGTGATTTCTGCATATGGGTTTCATGGACGGGGAGAAGAAGCGATCAAGCTGTTTGAACAGATGGAACAGGAAGGTTTTGAGGCAAATGATGTTACTTTCTTGAGCTTGCTCTATGCCTGCAGTCATTGTGGGATGAAGGAGAAAGGACTCGAATTATTTGACTTAATGGTACAGAAGTATGGGCTGATACCTAAACTAGAGCACTATACATGTGTGGTTGACCTTCTTGGCCGGTCGGGCTGTTTGGAGGAAGCGGAGGCAATGATAAGATCAATGCCTGTGAAAGCAGATGCTATCATATGGATTACTTTGTTATCTGCATGTAAAATCCACAAAAATGCAGACATGGCAAGAAGGATAGGTCAAGATGTTCTTAGGCAAAATCCAGAGGATTCAGCTTTATATGTTCTACTTTCAAACATCCATGCTTCAGCCAAAAGATGGGAGGCTGTTTCTGAGGTGAGAACAGCCATGAGAGATAGAAAGGTCAAGAAGGAGCCAGGTATAAGCTGGCTGGAAATAAAGAATAAAGTCTACCAGTTTCGTATGGGTGATAATTCCCATCCACAATATATGGCGATTGATTTGTATCTTAAAGAACTGAGGTCAGAGATGAAGTTGCATGGCTATGTGCCTGATACTGGTTCAGTTTTGCATGACATGGATAATGAGGAGAAGGAATACGATTTGGCACATCATAGTGAGAAGTTGGCAATTGCTTTTGGTTTAATGAACACTCCGGAAGGTGTACCATTAAGGGTGATGAAGAACTTGCGTGTATGCATCGATTGTCATGTTGCTATTAAGTACATATCCCAGATTAAAAACAGAGAAATCATCGTTCGCGACGCTAGTAGATTTCATCACTTCAAGAATGGGAAGTGTTCTTGCGGAGATTACTGGTAA
- the LOC101314004 gene encoding ATP-dependent zinc metalloprotease FTSH 2, chloroplastic-like — MAASSACLVGNGLSTHGTKPSLSKEFCGRPLFHSSTLPSLAKETKTVLVKASLDQKQHEGRRGFLKLLGVPALLGAASAKADDQGPSSSRMSYSRFLEYLDKDRVTKVDLFENGTIAIVEAVSPELGNRLQRVRVQLPGLSQELLQKFREKNIDFAAHNAQEDSGNLLFNLIGNLAFPLILIGGLFLLSRRSGGGMGGPGGPGFPLSFGQSKAKFQMEPNTGVTFDDVAGVDEAKQDFVEVVEFLKKPERFTAVGARIPKGVLLVGPPGTGKTLLAKAIAGEAGVPFFSISGSEFVEMFVGVGASRVRDLFKKAKENAPCIVFVDEIDAVGRQRGTGIGGGNDEREQTLNQLLTEMDGFEGNTGIIVVAATNRADILDSALLRPGRFDRQVMVDVPDVRGRTDILKVHASNKKFEGNVSLDVVAMRTPGFSGADLANLLNEAAILAGRRGKTAISSKEIDDSIDRIVAGMEGTVMTDGKSKSLVAYHEVGHAICGTLTPGHDAVQKVTLVPRGQARGLTWFIPADDPTLISKQQLFARIVGGLGGRAAEEVIFGEPEVTTGAAGDLQQITGLAKQMVTTFGMSDIGPWSLMDSAQSGDVIMRMMARNSMSEKLAEDIDSAIKRLSDEAYEIALSHIRNNREAMDKIVEVLLEKETMTGDEFRAILSEFTEIPVENRVAATVPTPVTV, encoded by the exons ATGGCAGCATCATCAGCTTGCCTTGTGGGGAATGGTTTATCTACCCATGGTACTAAACCAAGTTTGAGCAAGGAATTCTGTGGGAGACCTCTCTTCCACTCTTCAACTCTTCCATCGTTGGCTAAGGAGACAAAAACAGTTCTTGTAAAGGCATCATTGGACCAAAAACAACATGAAGGAAGAAGAGGTTTTCTCAAGTTGCTTGGAGTACCTGCTTTACTTGGAGCAGCGAGTGCTAAGGCCGATGATCAAGGGCCCTCTTCTTCACGAATGTCTTATTCTAGGTTCTTGGAGTATCTAGACAAGGACAGGGTGACAAAAGTTGATCTATTTGAGAACGGAACCATAGCTATTGTTGAGGCTGTCTCTCCTGAATTAGGCAACCGATTACAGCGAGTTCGTGTGCAACTCCCAGGACTAAGCCAGGAGCTCCTTCAAAAGTTTAGGGAAAAGAACATCGACTTTGCAGCACATAATGCTCAAGAAGACTCGGGCAACCTATTATTCAACCTGATTGGAAATTTGGCTTTCCCACTAATTTTAATTGGGGGCTTGTTCTTACTCTCAAGGCGTTCAGGTGGAGGCATGGGTGGTCCTGGTGGACCTGGTTTTCCCCTCTCCTTTGGTCAGTCAAAAGCCAAGTTTCAAATGGAACCGAACACTGGAGTTACATTTGATGATGTTGCTGGGGTGGATGAAGCCAAGCAGGATTTTGTGGAAGTGGTGGAGTTCTTAAAGAAGCCTGAGAGATTCACTGCTGTTGGAGCTCGCATTCCTAAAGGGGTTCTTCTTGTTGGCCCTCCAGGAACTGGAAAGACTCTGCTAGCAAAGGCAATTGCTGGTGAAGCTGGTGTTCCTTTTTTCTCTATCTCAGGTTCTGAGTTTGTTGAAATGTTTGTTGGTGTTGGTGCTTCTCGAGTCCGTGATCTTTTTAAGAAGGCTAAGGAAAACGCACCTTGCATTGTATTTGTTGATGAAATTGATGCTGTTGGACGTCAAAGAGGAACTGGAATTGGTGGAGGCAATGATGAAAGAGAACAGACCCTTAATCAGCTTTTGACAGAAATGGATGGTTTTGAGGGTAACACTGGTATCATTGTGGTTGCAGCAACTAACAGGGCAGATATTCTCGATTCTGCTTTGTTGAGGCCTGGCCGGTTTGACAGGCAGGTGATGGTTGATGTTCCAGACGTACGTGGCAGAACAGATATCTTGAAGGTTCATGCCAGCAATAAGAAGTTTGAGGGAAATGTTTCCCTTGATGTAGTTGCTATGAGAACACCTGGTTTTAGTGGAGCAGATCTTGCCAACCTCCTAAATGAAGCAGCTATATTGGCTGGTCGGCGTGGGAAGACAGCAATTTCATCTAAAGAGATTGATGATTCAATTGATAGAATAGTGGCTGGAATGGAAGGAACAGTAATGACTGACGGAAAGAGCAAGAGTCTGGTAGCATACCACGAAGTTGGGCACGCCATCTGTGG GACACTTACTCCAGGGCATGACGCCGTTCAGAAAGTGACCCTAGTTCCACGTGGTCAAGCTCGTGGTCTTACATGGTTCATTCCTGCAGATGATCCTACCTTAATCTCCAAGCAGCAACTATTTGCAAGAATTGTTGGTGGGCTTGGTGGTAGAGCTGCAGAGGAAGTGATCTTTGGTGAGCCTGAGGTGACAACAGGTGCAGCTGGTGATTTGCAACAGATAACTGGTTTAGCCAAACAG ATGGTAACCACATTTGGAATGTCTGATATTGGCCCATGGTCATTGATGGATTCAGCACAGAGTGGTGATGTCATAATGAGAATGATGGCAAGGAACTCAATGTCAGAAAAGCTTGCTGAAGACATTGATTCTGCTATTAAGAGATTGTCTGATGAAGCATATGAGATTGCATTGAGCCACATAAGAAACAACCGTGAAGCGATGGACAAGATAGTGGAGGTCCTTCTTGAGAAGGAAACAATGACCGGGGATGAATTCCGGGCAATCCTCTCAGAATTCACCGAAATCCCAGTTGAAAACCGGGTTGCTGCTACAGTTCCCACTCCAGTCACTGTTTAG